From one Sulfurimonas sp. HSL-3221 genomic stretch:
- a CDS encoding fibronectin type III domain-containing protein: MMRRSTLIVSALFSTLTLLISGCVGGPTPAGPVAIDNTLPQVSINGYLSDTAAIAFEWKPVKDTRVKGVNIYRDTPGGEDDKLYRIAVIDDTLRTHYVDAGLQPATTYRYRFTTVDAKGRESMPDNTVAAKTLSLPEPVSYFTATKELARSAKLLWRPHPDLRVEGYEIERLDPGEKSFHWIARIDGRLHAEHIDHDLDDDSVYRYRILARTFSGEKSLPSAVVTVATKPLPLPPSQLSAGRGAIHKVALQWQPSPNKGIVYYKVYRADREDGYYSYRAKVDRTAFTDKVEENGAHYFYKVAAVDKDELESLPSEPSEGTTMAAPAVPELTGLALRNKAVVVRWTAKDARAVAFELLKTTRSGWFDSKENVIRDIKTESFTDVNVSPGLEYSYKVIAVDANGLKSEPSASKTIVLEGQ, from the coding sequence ATGATGAGACGCTCGACCCTGATCGTATCGGCACTCTTTTCGACACTGACACTGCTGATTAGCGGCTGTGTCGGAGGCCCCACCCCCGCCGGACCTGTCGCTATCGACAACACCCTGCCCCAGGTCAGCATCAACGGCTACCTGAGCGACACCGCCGCCATCGCATTTGAGTGGAAACCGGTCAAGGACACGCGGGTCAAAGGCGTAAATATCTACCGCGACACCCCGGGCGGCGAGGATGACAAACTCTACCGCATCGCCGTCATCGACGACACCCTCCGTACCCACTACGTCGACGCCGGCCTGCAGCCCGCCACGACCTACCGCTACCGCTTCACGACCGTCGACGCCAAGGGGCGCGAATCGATGCCCGACAACACCGTCGCCGCCAAAACACTGAGCCTCCCCGAGCCCGTCAGCTACTTCACGGCGACCAAAGAGCTCGCACGCAGTGCCAAGCTCCTCTGGCGTCCCCACCCGGACCTGCGCGTCGAGGGGTATGAAATCGAACGCCTCGATCCGGGCGAGAAATCCTTCCACTGGATTGCCCGCATCGACGGCCGCCTCCACGCCGAACACATCGACCACGATCTTGACGACGACAGCGTCTACCGCTACCGCATCCTCGCCCGCACTTTCAGCGGCGAGAAGAGCCTCCCCTCCGCCGTCGTGACCGTCGCGACCAAGCCGCTCCCGCTGCCGCCGTCGCAGCTCTCGGCCGGCCGGGGTGCGATCCACAAGGTCGCCCTGCAGTGGCAGCCCTCCCCCAACAAAGGGATTGTCTACTACAAGGTCTACCGTGCCGACCGCGAGGACGGCTACTACAGCTACCGCGCCAAAGTCGACAGAACCGCTTTTACGGACAAGGTCGAAGAAAACGGGGCACACTACTTCTACAAGGTCGCGGCCGTCGACAAGGATGAGTTGGAAAGCCTGCCGAGCGAACCTTCCGAAGGCACGACGATGGCGGCACCAGCCGTACCGGAGCTGACCGGCCTCGCACTGCGCAACAAAGCGGTGGTGGTACGCTGGACGGCAAAAGATGCCCGCGCCGTCGCTTTCGAACTCCTCAAGACGACCCGCAGCGGATGGTTCGACAGCAAAGAGAACGTCATCCGCGACATCAAGACCGAAAGCTTCACCGATGTGAACGTTTCGCCGGGGCTGGAGTACAGCTACAAGGTGATCGCCGTCGATGCCAACGGCCTCAAGTCTGAGCCCTCCGCGTCCAAGACCATCGTCCTGGAGGGCCAGTAA
- a CDS encoding RluA family pseudouridine synthase — protein sequence MQPTVLTFEAAGGERLDTFLGKAMGEPRNQIAHLIKNGHVAVEAKAAAKPGVKLKAGEKVTVTLPQMEPEEAQPIDFDVPILYEDDDLLIINKPSGLTVHPAPSVKEPTLVDWLKHHDIRLSTLSGEERHGIVHRLDKGTSGVMIVAKTNEAHDALSKQLQDKSMGRYYLAVVTPPLKEDLTLVDKPIGRSPHNRLKMAVVPHGKSAQTLFKKLLLSKDEKEELIACKLFTGRTHQIRVHLESFSRHILGDHLYGIKSNPDKIQRILLHAYTLYFTHPRTGEAMRFAAPLPAALTERLQSHFATETLDDETLDPDRIGTLFDTDTAD from the coding sequence ATGCAGCCAACTGTCCTGACTTTCGAAGCCGCCGGGGGCGAACGCCTCGACACCTTTCTGGGGAAGGCGATGGGCGAACCCCGCAATCAGATCGCCCACCTCATCAAAAACGGCCATGTCGCCGTCGAGGCCAAAGCGGCGGCCAAGCCGGGGGTGAAGCTCAAAGCCGGTGAAAAGGTCACGGTCACGCTGCCGCAGATGGAGCCGGAGGAAGCGCAGCCCATCGATTTCGACGTGCCCATTCTCTATGAGGATGACGACCTGCTGATCATCAACAAGCCCAGCGGCCTTACCGTCCACCCCGCCCCCAGCGTCAAGGAGCCGACCCTCGTCGACTGGCTCAAACACCACGACATCCGCCTCTCGACGCTCAGCGGCGAGGAGCGCCACGGCATCGTCCACCGCCTCGACAAAGGCACCAGCGGCGTCATGATCGTCGCCAAAACGAACGAGGCCCACGACGCCCTCTCCAAACAGCTCCAGGACAAGAGCATGGGGCGCTACTACCTCGCCGTCGTCACCCCGCCGCTCAAAGAGGACCTCACCCTGGTCGATAAGCCGATCGGGCGCAGCCCCCACAACCGCCTCAAGATGGCCGTCGTTCCCCACGGCAAGAGCGCACAGACCCTCTTCAAAAAGCTGCTGCTCTCCAAGGATGAAAAGGAGGAGCTGATCGCCTGCAAACTCTTTACGGGGCGCACCCACCAGATCCGCGTCCACCTGGAAAGTTTCAGCCGCCATATCCTCGGCGACCATTTATACGGCATTAAGAGCAATCCCGATAAAATCCAACGTATTCTGCTGCACGCCTATACGCTCTACTTCACCCATCCGCGGACGGGAGAGGCAATGCGTTTTGCGGCCCCGCTTCCCGCGGCGCTCACAGAGAGGCTGCAGTCGCATTTCGCTACGGAGACACTGGATGATGAGACGCTCGACCCTGATCGTATCGGCACTCTTTTCGACACTGACACTGCTGATTAG
- a CDS encoding FtsW/RodA/SpoVE family cell cycle protein → MRRIDRRILAHFDFVIPALVVPLVLVSGWLIGEIHPLLAHKHLVYVGVGAVVFTFFFFLPVRRLSWMIPIFYWFNIGLLLAVEFFGHARLGAKRWIELPFVHFTLQPSELMKPAFILMLAYLVSRNPPPYGGYGWAAFLKLSFYILLPFFLIAKEPDLGTATVLLLLGVGVLFLVGVRWKIWLTLAVGFIVSMPLIYTQLHDYQKKRITDFMSEKPSYHVQQSIIAIGSGGVVGKAKEEATQTQMKFLPIASSDFIFAYVVERFGFMGAVLLIGLYALIIIHLLGISLYTHDPYIKVVSASVSLLIFVYMSVNIAMTIGLAPVVGVPLPMFSYGGSSFVNFMILFGILENLMAFRFTELYHRRGKKSFV, encoded by the coding sequence TTGCGCAGAATAGATAGACGCATTTTAGCACACTTCGATTTTGTCATCCCGGCGCTGGTCGTGCCCCTTGTCCTGGTGTCGGGGTGGCTTATCGGCGAGATCCACCCCCTTCTGGCGCACAAACATCTCGTCTATGTCGGCGTCGGCGCGGTCGTCTTCACCTTTTTCTTCTTTCTGCCTGTACGGCGGCTGAGCTGGATGATCCCGATCTTCTACTGGTTCAACATCGGTCTGCTGCTCGCCGTCGAGTTCTTCGGCCATGCGCGCCTGGGGGCGAAGCGCTGGATCGAGCTCCCCTTTGTGCACTTTACCCTGCAGCCTTCCGAGCTGATGAAACCGGCGTTCATCCTGATGCTGGCCTACCTCGTCTCGCGTAATCCGCCCCCCTACGGTGGCTACGGCTGGGCCGCTTTTTTGAAACTCTCCTTTTACATCCTGCTCCCCTTCTTCCTTATCGCCAAGGAGCCGGACCTGGGGACGGCTACCGTCTTGCTGCTGCTGGGGGTGGGGGTGCTCTTTCTCGTCGGGGTGCGCTGGAAGATCTGGCTGACGCTGGCGGTCGGTTTTATCGTCTCGATGCCGCTGATCTATACCCAGCTGCACGACTACCAGAAGAAGCGGATCACGGACTTTATGAGCGAGAAACCGAGCTACCACGTCCAGCAGTCCATCATCGCCATCGGTTCGGGCGGGGTCGTCGGCAAGGCCAAGGAGGAGGCGACGCAGACGCAGATGAAGTTCCTTCCCATCGCGTCGAGTGACTTCATTTTCGCCTATGTCGTGGAGCGTTTCGGGTTTATGGGGGCTGTGCTGCTGATCGGGCTCTATGCCCTGATCATCATCCACCTGCTCGGCATCAGCCTCTACACCCACGACCCCTACATTAAGGTCGTCAGCGCGTCGGTCTCGTTGCTCATCTTCGTCTACATGAGCGTCAACATCGCGATGACCATCGGGCTCGCCCCCGTCGTCGGTGTCCCGCTGCCGATGTTCAGCTACGGCGGCAGCAGTTTCGTCAATTTCATGATCCTCTTCGGCATCCTCGAAAACCTGATGGCGTTCCGCTTCACCGAACTCTACCACCGCCGGGGCAAAAAAAGCTTCGTCTAA
- a CDS encoding glutathione peroxidase, translated as MTDIYAFNVKTIDGSATTLEAYRGKVMLIVNVASRCGFTPQYEGLEALYEQYKSRGMVVLGFPCNQFGSQEPGTGQEIITFCRNNFGVTFPMFGKIDVNGEHAHPLYRHLKKARPGVLGSEAIKWNFTKFLVDRSGNVVERFAPSTEPKTLESAIEKLLDAP; from the coding sequence ATGACCGACATCTACGCTTTCAACGTTAAAACCATTGACGGCAGCGCCACGACGCTCGAAGCTTACCGCGGCAAGGTTATGCTAATCGTCAACGTCGCCAGCCGCTGCGGCTTTACCCCGCAATACGAAGGGCTCGAAGCGCTCTATGAGCAATACAAATCCCGGGGCATGGTCGTCCTCGGTTTCCCCTGCAACCAGTTCGGTTCCCAGGAACCGGGAACGGGACAGGAGATCATAACCTTCTGCCGGAACAATTTCGGGGTCACCTTCCCGATGTTCGGCAAGATCGACGTCAACGGCGAGCACGCCCACCCCCTCTACCGCCACCTCAAAAAGGCCCGGCCGGGCGTGCTGGGCAGCGAGGCGATCAAGTGGAACTTCACCAAGTTCCTCGTCGACCGCAGCGGCAACGTCGTCGAACGGTTTGCCCCCTCGACGGAGCCGAAAACACTGGAAAGCGCCATTGAAAAACTGTTGGATGCGCCATAA
- a CDS encoding DUF2126 domain-containing protein, which yields MALKVVISHKTAYQYDRYVSLSPHTIRLRPAPHSRTPIEAYSLKIKPENHFINWQQDPFGNYLARIVFPEKTKEMSIDVEIIADLITINPFDFFVDEYAQDFPFKYKPALKKELLPYLEITDKGKKLKTFMESLDLKTKRNINDFLVYLNTEIHKYLDYTIRLDPGVQTCEVTLGNKLGSCRDYAWLFVQVLRHLGLAARFVSGYLVQLTADVKSLDGPSGPEADFTDLHAWTEVYVPGAGWIGLDATSGLFAGEGHIPLACTPHYDSAHAIDGATDKCETEFDYSNTVTRIFESPRVTKPYRDEQWEAIYNLGFEVDRELEANDVRLSMGGEPTFVSIDDMESEQWNTEADGEHKRERADVLAHRLLGTFGKGGMLHYAQGKWYPGEPLPRWQKSVVWRKDGKPIWRNPNLFADMNATYSYTTEDAKRFMELLSLTLGVSDKNIVEAYEDPVYYVVKEAELPIDVDPTTFDLDDPLERRTLAQLLQQGLANPVGYVLPLNYGKTRWITSAWEFRRGKLFLSAGNSPLGLRMPLESLMAKPHVELAQNFEPDLFAEAPALGDYLDDARARCEAATPETTEANRYDAFVRTAISTEVRDGKLYIFLPPLNHTEAFLDLMASIEAVAAKLNVKVVLEGYEPAHDNRIERIKVTPDPGVIEVNIHPAKNWSELTETMLGLYEDARQSRLGTEKFMVDGKHTGTGGGNHVTIGAMTPHDSPLLRRPELLRSLITFWQHHPSLSYLFSGAFIGPTSQAPRVDEGRAENLYELEIAFAQIPENGEVPYWLTDRLFRHMLTDITGNTHRSEFCIDKLYSPDSSTGRLGILELRGFDMPPHSQMALMQMLLVRTLVSLFWRKPYRHKLVRWGTQLHDKFLLEHYVKEDIADIVRFLNAEGYPFELDWFDPFFEFRFPLYGMATVENVHLELRAAIEPWNVLGEESGSQGTSRYVDSSLERVQVKVNNFVPERYVLTCNGVAVPLNPTGVEGEFVAGVKYKAWEPWSALHPTIGVDTPLTFDVVDRWNQRSIGGMTYYVSHPGGRSYDTFPVNSYEAESRRINRFWGFNHTQGSVDEVPTHVVEQALPAGEREVTRKVAEKHAGDKVFVFQELPRSAEYPHTLDLRRKWTRV from the coding sequence ATGGCGCTCAAAGTCGTAATCTCCCACAAAACCGCTTACCAGTATGACCGTTACGTGTCGCTTTCGCCGCATACCATTCGTTTGCGCCCCGCGCCGCACAGCCGCACCCCGATCGAGGCGTACTCGCTCAAGATCAAGCCGGAGAACCACTTTATCAACTGGCAGCAGGACCCCTTCGGCAACTACCTCGCCCGTATCGTTTTCCCTGAAAAGACGAAAGAGATGAGCATCGACGTCGAGATCATTGCTGACCTGATCACCATCAACCCTTTCGATTTCTTCGTCGACGAGTATGCGCAGGACTTCCCGTTCAAGTACAAGCCGGCGCTGAAAAAGGAGCTGCTGCCCTACCTGGAGATTACGGACAAAGGCAAAAAGCTCAAGACGTTCATGGAGTCGCTCGACCTGAAGACGAAACGCAATATAAACGACTTTCTCGTCTACCTCAACACGGAGATCCACAAGTACCTCGACTATACGATCCGGCTCGATCCGGGCGTGCAGACCTGCGAAGTGACCCTGGGCAACAAACTCGGCAGCTGCCGCGATTACGCCTGGCTCTTCGTGCAGGTACTGCGCCACCTGGGACTCGCGGCGCGTTTCGTCTCCGGCTACCTTGTCCAGCTCACCGCTGATGTCAAATCCCTCGACGGCCCGAGCGGCCCGGAAGCGGACTTTACGGACCTGCACGCCTGGACGGAGGTCTACGTCCCGGGGGCGGGATGGATCGGTCTCGATGCGACCAGCGGCCTCTTCGCCGGGGAGGGGCATATCCCCCTGGCATGTACGCCCCATTACGACAGCGCCCACGCCATCGACGGGGCGACGGATAAATGCGAGACGGAGTTTGATTACTCCAACACTGTCACGCGGATCTTCGAATCGCCCCGGGTCACCAAGCCCTACCGCGACGAACAGTGGGAGGCGATCTACAACCTCGGGTTCGAGGTCGACAGGGAGCTCGAAGCCAACGACGTCCGTCTCTCGATGGGGGGCGAGCCTACTTTCGTCTCCATCGACGACATGGAGTCCGAGCAGTGGAACACCGAAGCCGACGGCGAACACAAGCGCGAACGTGCCGACGTCCTGGCGCACCGGCTGCTGGGGACCTTCGGCAAGGGCGGGATGCTGCACTACGCCCAGGGGAAATGGTACCCGGGCGAACCGCTGCCGCGCTGGCAGAAGTCGGTTGTCTGGCGCAAAGACGGCAAGCCGATCTGGCGCAACCCGAACCTTTTTGCCGACATGAACGCGACCTACAGCTACACGACCGAAGACGCGAAGCGTTTCATGGAGCTGCTGTCGCTGACGCTGGGCGTGAGCGACAAGAACATTGTCGAAGCCTATGAAGACCCCGTCTACTACGTCGTCAAAGAGGCCGAGCTACCCATCGACGTCGATCCGACGACGTTTGACCTGGATGACCCGCTCGAGCGCCGTACCCTGGCGCAGCTGCTACAGCAGGGGCTGGCCAACCCGGTCGGCTATGTCCTGCCGCTTAACTACGGCAAGACACGCTGGATCACCTCGGCATGGGAGTTCCGCCGCGGAAAACTCTTTCTCAGTGCGGGGAACTCGCCGCTGGGCCTGCGGATGCCACTGGAGTCGCTGATGGCCAAACCCCATGTGGAGCTGGCGCAGAACTTCGAACCCGACCTTTTTGCAGAGGCCCCGGCACTGGGGGATTACCTTGACGATGCGCGGGCACGCTGCGAAGCGGCGACCCCGGAGACGACGGAGGCGAACCGTTACGACGCCTTCGTGCGGACGGCGATCAGTACGGAAGTGCGCGACGGTAAACTCTATATCTTCCTGCCGCCGCTCAACCACACAGAGGCCTTCCTGGACCTCATGGCCTCCATCGAGGCGGTCGCGGCGAAGCTCAATGTCAAAGTCGTCCTCGAGGGGTACGAACCGGCCCACGACAACCGCATCGAGCGCATCAAAGTGACCCCGGACCCGGGGGTTATCGAGGTTAACATCCATCCGGCGAAGAACTGGAGCGAACTGACCGAAACGATGCTGGGACTTTACGAGGACGCGCGCCAGTCGCGGTTGGGAACGGAGAAGTTCATGGTCGACGGCAAGCATACGGGTACGGGCGGGGGGAACCATGTTACCATCGGGGCGATGACGCCGCACGACAGCCCGCTGCTGCGCCGCCCGGAACTGCTGCGCAGTCTTATCACCTTCTGGCAGCACCACCCCTCCCTGAGTTACCTCTTCTCCGGTGCTTTCATCGGCCCGACCTCCCAGGCGCCCCGTGTCGACGAAGGGCGCGCGGAGAACCTCTATGAACTGGAGATCGCCTTTGCGCAGATCCCCGAAAATGGTGAGGTGCCCTACTGGCTCACCGACAGGCTCTTCCGTCATATGCTCACCGACATCACCGGCAATACCCACCGTTCCGAGTTCTGTATCGACAAGCTCTACTCGCCCGATTCGAGCACGGGACGGCTGGGCATCCTGGAGCTGCGCGGTTTCGACATGCCGCCGCATTCGCAGATGGCCCTGATGCAGATGCTGCTGGTACGCACCCTGGTCTCGCTCTTCTGGCGCAAGCCCTACCGCCACAAACTGGTGCGGTGGGGGACCCAGCTGCACGACAAGTTCCTGCTGGAACACTACGTCAAAGAGGATATCGCCGACATCGTCCGTTTCCTCAATGCCGAGGGATACCCCTTCGAGCTGGACTGGTTCGACCCCTTCTTCGAGTTCCGCTTCCCGCTTTACGGCATGGCGACGGTGGAGAATGTCCATCTCGAACTGCGCGCGGCCATCGAACCGTGGAACGTCCTGGGAGAAGAGAGCGGATCGCAGGGGACATCGCGCTATGTCGATTCGTCGCTGGAGCGCGTCCAGGTCAAAGTGAACAACTTCGTTCCGGAGCGCTATGTGCTCACCTGTAATGGGGTCGCGGTGCCGTTGAACCCGACGGGCGTCGAGGGCGAGTTCGTCGCCGGGGTCAAGTACAAAGCGTGGGAGCCGTGGTCGGCGCTGCACCCGACGATCGGGGTCGACACCCCGCTGACGTTCGATGTCGTCGACCGCTGGAACCAGCGCTCCATCGGGGGGATGACCTACTACGTTTCCCACCCGGGCGGCCGCAGCTACGATACCTTCCCCGTCAACAGCTACGAGGCGGAGTCGCGCCGAATTAACCGTTTCTGGGGCTTCAACCATACCCAGGGCAGTGTCGATGAGGTGCCGACCCACGTGGTCGAACAGGCGCTGCCGGCAGGGGAGCGTGAAGTGACGCGCAAAGTGGCCGAGAAGCACGCCGGCGACAAGGTCTTTGTCTTCCAGGAGCTGCCGCGCAGCGCCGAGTATCCCCATACGCTGGACCTTAGACGGAAATGGACACGGGTGTAA
- a CDS encoding circularly permuted type 2 ATP-grasp protein translates to MGIFDRYFSESSFDEMVDAQRQCRPHWQAICDQIEATGIEGLKAKQAELDWSLEENGVTYNVYDAPDGITKRRWTLDPIPFVVTQTEWDGVVKGLRQRAKLFDLMLRDLYGDQLLLRQGILPAEVVYAHKGYAAEMFGFGHKMDFELFFYATDMARGPDGKFWIVNDRIQAPSGLGYAVENRLSMNIIAKSLYPGVHTRRLAGFIEEMKSMIDRLSGGDRSKAALLTPGPHNETYFEHAYLSSLLEISLVQGEDMLAKDGALWLKNLSGLTRINTLLRRVDDRYCDPLELKNDSHLGVAGLVDAARRENLAMINPIGSGILENLGFNPFMKNIAKFFLDEELILPQIATWWCGQPGELEYVLENLEGLIVKHIDRTESAKVYFGRKMDAEELDALRARLKAAPHLYVAQEEIGFSTVPYFTGESVEPRNAVIRSYAFKRGSQYWVMNGGLVRVASQKDAFLISSQKGGTSKDLWIVGEDEERAPSNPFKQLPCIDASIDQIPTRRAENLFWLGRYLSRAIITTRLIRYAVKRLINVYRDESNTAGESQHQLLRAITHMTMTYPGFLNKKKADKLLDNPMKEIVSVLKDQGRTGSLSFTLAMLSGSNVSIKNLLGIEAWKLFDKLQWEWQAFCSANTRMNRTIVNEMDKLHVNLLAYKELVEESMFREQGLVLYDIGYRIESVQLLISKARSLLCPRQEKAEEYELLEALLNTCESFNAYRAHYRSALQLENVIEFLLLNPQYPKSLTYQTQKLLSDLKDLPKSRTHLTEYEAPIFQAYSRLKLATAQALLTYEESDGIYKELDGLLSELSELFMKASDEFSKTYFSHYDE, encoded by the coding sequence ATGGGGATTTTCGACCGCTATTTTTCCGAAAGCTCCTTTGACGAGATGGTCGATGCGCAGCGGCAGTGCCGCCCGCATTGGCAGGCGATCTGCGACCAGATCGAGGCGACCGGCATCGAGGGGCTGAAAGCCAAACAGGCGGAGCTGGACTGGAGCCTCGAAGAGAACGGCGTCACCTACAACGTCTACGACGCCCCCGACGGGATCACCAAACGGCGCTGGACGCTCGATCCCATCCCCTTCGTCGTCACCCAGACGGAGTGGGACGGCGTCGTCAAGGGGCTGCGTCAGCGCGCGAAGCTTTTCGACCTGATGCTGCGCGACCTCTACGGCGACCAGCTTCTGCTGCGGCAGGGGATCCTGCCCGCCGAAGTCGTCTACGCCCACAAGGGGTACGCGGCGGAGATGTTCGGTTTCGGACACAAAATGGATTTTGAACTCTTCTTCTACGCGACGGACATGGCGCGGGGGCCCGATGGCAAGTTCTGGATCGTCAATGACCGTATCCAGGCCCCGTCGGGCCTCGGTTACGCCGTCGAGAACCGCCTGAGCATGAACATCATCGCCAAATCGCTCTATCCGGGGGTACATACCCGCCGGCTCGCGGGCTTCATCGAAGAGATGAAATCGATGATCGACCGTCTCAGCGGTGGGGACCGCTCCAAGGCGGCCCTGCTGACGCCGGGACCGCACAACGAAACCTATTTCGAGCACGCCTATCTCAGCTCCCTGCTGGAGATCAGCCTGGTGCAGGGCGAGGACATGCTGGCCAAGGACGGGGCGCTGTGGCTGAAAAACCTGAGCGGCCTCACGAGGATCAACACCCTGCTGCGCCGGGTGGACGACCGCTACTGCGATCCGCTGGAGCTGAAAAACGATTCGCACCTGGGGGTGGCGGGGCTGGTCGATGCCGCGCGCCGGGAGAACCTGGCGATGATTAACCCCATCGGCAGCGGCATCCTCGAGAACCTCGGCTTCAACCCCTTTATGAAGAACATTGCGAAGTTCTTCCTCGACGAAGAGCTGATCCTGCCGCAGATCGCCACCTGGTGGTGCGGGCAGCCCGGCGAACTCGAATACGTCCTCGAAAACCTCGAAGGGCTCATTGTCAAGCACATCGACCGTACGGAGAGCGCCAAGGTCTATTTCGGCCGGAAGATGGACGCGGAAGAACTCGATGCGCTGAGAGCACGGCTGAAGGCGGCGCCGCACCTCTACGTGGCGCAGGAGGAGATCGGTTTCTCTACCGTGCCCTATTTTACCGGGGAGTCCGTCGAACCGCGCAACGCCGTTATCCGTTCCTACGCCTTCAAGCGCGGCAGCCAATACTGGGTGATGAACGGCGGGCTTGTACGCGTCGCCTCGCAAAAAGACGCCTTCTTGATCTCGTCGCAAAAAGGGGGCACCAGCAAGGACCTCTGGATCGTCGGCGAGGATGAGGAGCGCGCGCCGAGCAATCCGTTCAAACAGCTGCCGTGTATTGACGCCTCCATCGACCAGATCCCGACCCGCAGGGCGGAGAACCTCTTCTGGCTCGGACGCTACCTCTCGCGCGCGATTATCACGACGCGCCTCATCCGCTACGCGGTCAAGCGCCTCATCAACGTCTACCGCGACGAGTCGAACACCGCCGGGGAGTCGCAGCACCAGCTGCTGCGCGCCATTACGCACATGACGATGACCTATCCGGGATTCCTGAACAAGAAAAAGGCCGACAAGCTCCTGGACAACCCGATGAAAGAGATCGTCTCAGTGCTCAAAGATCAGGGCCGGACCGGGTCGCTCTCCTTTACGCTGGCAATGCTGTCGGGTTCAAACGTCAGCATCAAGAACCTGCTGGGCATCGAAGCGTGGAAACTCTTCGACAAGCTCCAGTGGGAGTGGCAGGCGTTCTGCAGCGCCAATACCCGCATGAACCGCACCATCGTCAATGAGATGGACAAGCTGCATGTGAACCTGCTGGCGTACAAGGAGCTCGTCGAAGAGAGCATGTTCCGCGAGCAGGGGCTGGTCCTGTACGATATCGGCTACCGGATCGAGAGCGTCCAGCTGCTGATCTCCAAAGCGCGCTCCCTGCTCTGCCCGCGCCAGGAGAAGGCCGAGGAGTATGAACTGCTCGAAGCGCTGCTCAACACCTGCGAGAGCTTCAATGCCTACCGCGCCCACTACCGCAGCGCCCTGCAGCTCGAGAACGTCATCGAGTTCCTGCTGCTTAACCCGCAGTACCCGAAATCGTTGACCTACCAGACCCAGAAACTGCTCTCGGACCTCAAAGACCTGCCGAAGTCCCGTACCCACCTCACCGAGTACGAGGCGCCGATATTCCAGGCCTATTCGCGCCTGAAGCTCGCCACGGCGCAGGCGCTGCTGACCTATGAGGAGTCCGACGGCATCTACAAGGAGCTTGATGGGCTGCTTTCCGAGCTCTCCGAGCTCTTTATGAAGGCTTCGGACGAGTTTTCGAAAACCTATTTTTCCCATTACGACGAGTGA
- a CDS encoding transglutaminase family protein — translation MIYDIFHETVFHYQSLVTFSHNIARLKPKEGREQELLSFRLDAEPYASEIHAFVDMFGNTNHHLLLREPHTSLTVTGHSRVRRKIKEAHRAIERLRKGAVSYDKALQRLSGFNTRDIAAKQFLFASDLVPVDIAPLHDYALESFHPERSLFEAGEELMGRIFEDFEFNPAFSDLTTPVTTIFEEKKGVCQDFAHLALSALRSIGLPARYVSGYIETIPPEGTEKLFGADASHAWVSLYVPGSGWLDLDPTNNIIPLEQHIVMGHGRDYDDISPLKGVVRGSGQSRLSVRVDVRRATEEDEETAPTQIQSQSQSSK, via the coding sequence ATGATTTACGATATTTTCCACGAAACGGTCTTCCATTATCAGAGTCTGGTCACCTTCAGCCACAACATCGCGCGGCTGAAGCCCAAAGAGGGGCGGGAGCAGGAGCTGCTCTCGTTCCGGCTCGACGCGGAGCCGTACGCGTCGGAGATCCATGCCTTTGTCGACATGTTCGGCAACACCAACCACCATCTGCTGCTGCGCGAACCGCACACCTCCCTGACGGTGACGGGACATTCACGGGTGCGGCGCAAAATCAAAGAGGCGCACCGGGCAATCGAACGGCTTCGCAAAGGGGCTGTCTCCTATGACAAAGCGCTGCAGCGCCTCTCGGGCTTCAACACGCGCGACATCGCCGCCAAGCAGTTTCTCTTCGCGTCGGACCTCGTGCCCGTCGATATCGCGCCGCTGCACGACTACGCCTTGGAGTCCTTCCATCCGGAGCGCAGCCTTTTCGAGGCGGGCGAAGAGCTGATGGGTCGCATCTTCGAAGACTTCGAGTTCAATCCCGCGTTCAGCGACCTGACGACCCCCGTGACGACGATCTTCGAAGAGAAAAAGGGGGTCTGCCAGGATTTCGCGCACCTGGCCCTCTCCGCGCTGCGCTCCATCGGGTTGCCGGCGCGCTACGTGAGCGGCTACATCGAGACCATCCCGCCCGAAGGCACGGAGAAGCTCTTCGGCGCGGACGCGTCGCACGCCTGGGTATCGCTCTACGTCCCCGGGAGCGGCTGGCTCGACCTCGACCCGACGAACAACATCATTCCCCTGGAGCAGCACATCGTCATGGGGCACGGACGGGACTACGACGATATCTCGCCGCTCAAAGGGGTGGTGCGGGGGAGCGGGCAGAGCCGGCTCAGCGTCCGCGTGGACGTCCGGCGTGCCACTGAGGAAGATGAAGAGACGGCACCCACCCAGATACAGTCACAGTCGCAATCGTCGAAGTAG